DNA sequence from the Coccidioides posadasii str. Silveira chromosome 5, complete sequence genome:
gcATTGTCGCCAATTCACCGACGGCGGTAGAGGGTTCCTTTGTTGGTCGCCTTTTGCCCAGGTACTTACGCCAGTCACACCCCTTTGTCACTCAAGAGTTCAATACGCGGTAATGAGTACGGAATTAATAGTGTTTATCTCTTTGGGGAGAACAGGAGGCGCCTCGGACCTGCCAAGcggttaaaaaaaaaaaatggacGTTGCCGGAATCGAACCGGCGACCCTATCTATGCGAAAGATATGTTATACCACTAAACCAAACGCCCTTTCGGGACTACTTTATTCCATTCTACAATGGAATCAGAATGGTAATTTACTATTCGGGAGGTGTACATATCAAGTTGAACGGTCGATACGACAGCGTGTTGTTCGCCACTTTTCCCTACGATTTATATACAGAGAAGGCATTGTCAATTGCCTTTCCGATGAATTTCCCTTTACCTACCTCACAGTCATAAACGTAACTAGATTCGCAGAAACCCGACGCGAAACCAGCTGCATGGTCACGTGCACAGGTGTAACAGGCCTGAAAAGTCATAACATTAAAGGTCATATGAAGCCTTGAACCGTCAGCGTCAGGAGGAACCACGGGCTATCGAAGAGGGTACAGAAAGCCCATGCATTCTATAGAAGAACTACAAGCAGTTGTCTCCGAGTAATCGATCACCATGGATCACAGCGGCCATGGCGATATGGACATGGGTCATGACCAGTGCAGCATGAACGTGAGTACTCCCCCTTGTCGCTGATATAGCCGATCATTCCCGACCAGCGGTGAGGCCATTCGACTGACATCTGCACAACAGATGCTATTTACATGGTCAACGAAGAACCTGTGCCTGGTCTTCCGCCAGTGGCGCGTTACTGGTCCCGTctcattgctcttttctcttgTCGGTGTCATCCTCCTGACTGCGGGATATGAAGCCGTCAGGGAGTTGACAAGAAGATACGAGGGTGCATGCGGGAGAGGCGTTAAAGGGGCTATTCCGGCCCCGGGGTCCGGTATGTTCACTTGACTTCGAATTTTTGTTTTATATTCAACATATATGTCATTTTCTTGGTCGATGTTCGCTGTATGCCTGCGTATGGTATATCTTGGACAAGTCTTCTCATTCACTCTTAATTGAATTAAGAAGAAGCATATGGCCCGACAGAAAATCATCATCGCGATGATGAATCAAGCTCACTCCTTTTTCCAGCAAGGAATGTTAACACCAGTGAACCCGTCGGGCGGAGGAGGAAAATTGTCATTGCCTCGCTCTATGGCGTGCAGGTCTTTTacagcttcttcatcatgTATATTGCTATCCCGGCCCCATTTCGCTTGAGAATGGGAGATGCTAATGCGTATATAGGCTCCTTTTTATGACATATAATGGCTGGGTCATGATCTCCGTTGGAATCGGCGCTTTTTTGGGTTATCTAACCTTTGGCTCGTCCTCGGCAGCAAAGTCCGCGTCGTGTCACTGATCTACGCTTACTGGCTTTTCTAGATGTTGACAAAGGAGAAATGACGTTCGTTTGACATGCTGGCAATGTAAACATAAAGCTGTGGGTGTATTGAGTGTGCATGTTCTCGCTGGATGAGATCGAGTATCTGACGGAAGCTGTatctataatactttttGAATCCTCAAAATTTGAGGGCTTTTCACTATCATGGAACTTCAACATCACTTCCCTCGTCGCCAAAACCAAAACTGAAAGCTCCAGCTGACGCTTCTGTCGCATCATCCCCATTTCCATGGACGATCTCGTCccattttctcttctttttgcccTCCATTTCCTTCATCGCTTTCTCTAGTAAATCGGGATGTGTTTCCCGCATCTTCTCGACAAACATTCCATACGGATCTAGCACGTCCTTTCTGAACCCAGACACCTGGTCAGCCTTGTACTTCAAGAACTCAAGGGCCGCGCCGAGATGCTTCCGCGGAACGAAATTCTGCGTGATGGCGATGCATGGGTTTAGATTAACCACCAAATGCCACCATCCAGAAGGCACATGGAGGACCTCCCCTTCACCGCAGATTCCCTCTACACATCCGTGCACGTTGCGCGCAGCGGCATGGAAGTTCAGCAACCATTCCGCGATGCTGAGCGGCGAGGTGACTTCGCTCTGGTCGGCGGAGACATACACACCTGGCGGGGGCGGTAGAGAAGATGAGCTGGGAAACATGATCCAGTATTTCGACCCGCTGAGCACCGCGTTCCACGCACTTGTCGCGTTGGGGTCCTTGTGGAAGGTACTCCCGCTTCTTTCAGGGCCGACGATCAGCCACTCCTTGTCAGGGCGTCGAGCACCCAGGACCGCGAATAGGTCTTCACCAAAGCAAGCAGGGGGTTGGAATGCTGCACTTTCGCCATGCGTAGGAAGGCCCATCTTTTGCACAAAGCTGCGATCGAAGAGGTACAGCGGGCTTTCGTCGGAGTTGTTGTTCATGTAGTCCACGTATGTTCTTAGCGGCCAATCCACAGCCTCAGCACGGAAAAGCACATCACCATATTGCTTAAGGAGCGTCTCGATGGACCAGTTCTTATATGCTGGCCAGCTCTTGACGGGCTCTGTCAGGATGAATGGACGATCTGTCCATGACTCTTCAAACTCAGCCGGCGAGAGGTCCTTGAGCCGGGAAATCTGGTTTCTGGAGGGAATATTCTCAGTGTAGGTCGATAGGGGGACATGGGCGCAGTAGAATGGCCGGTGGAGAACATCTGAAAAGAGATACGAGCAGTCGGGCGAAGCCACTTTCGATTCTGGCAAGTTTAGATATGTGGAATGCCATGTACCTCGCCAGGTGAAGTTTTGAGGTGGTGTCCTGGACTTTATTAGTACGGATATCATCGCATGCTACAGACATGGGTGGGGAGAGGCAATGTTCAAACGGAGCTGCGTGGCGATCCCAATTGAAGAGAATATCCCTTGTTGAAAAGTAACGTGTGCCATGCCCAAGAGAATTGCCAGATATGTATGTATACCATGATAACAGAAAAACGCTTTTCAATCAAAACACACAACACACAGGGCCAGTTCTAGCGATATCTTAAATATTGAACGTACTCTATAAAAATTGCCTTCCACAGCTCTTCGCTCCTAGTAAAAGCGTGCAGAGCCTTACACGTTGCTCCTAAGCTTCTCAGCGCCGTCACGTCCAAGGATTCAAGCAGAAGTGAAATCAGTTCATCCGGTAGGATGCTGAAATACCCAATTGAGGAGCGGAGGTTATAGGAGGCGGTGAGTCCGTTCCCAGACGGCTTGACGCCGAGGGGGTGGGAGGGGATTGTTTCAGGATTATCAAAGGCCTCGTTGGCCTGTGATATTGAGGGGTCGCCGCCATTCATTGTTTATATGCCTGAAGAACTCAATGGGTGCATCTCGGTGATAGAATGCTGGTTGCGTTTGGCCGTGAATTTGGCGATAAAGTTTGGACAAAATTTTCTTTGGTTTGGTTCTGAAGCATCACGACTTGACATTAGTGCCGCGCACAGTAAATATTACATAGAAAACCTATATGGACAGATTAAAATATGATTGTATTTAGGCCtcatgtacagagtatacaGGGCAATAAATATGTCCTGTAATATCAACCAAATGAACATTAATGGTGCAGTTTAGGAAACCCAATCGACCAGCCAACCTACTCCACTACCTATCTCTCGAACAGGTCGCCATGAAACTAGTATACAGGAATTGCTCGCCCATCCTTTGGCACCATTGAAGCACACACAGTCATGGCAATGTGGGGTAGTACGCAGCGAAAATTTGCTTGTCTTGACTACTGATAGTCTAAGTCACTCACAGCGAGGCCAGCCATGCTTGCGACTACGCAATAGGACAGTCAAAAGACATATTTTGATGAGCCATTGTTTCAGTCAGGAAATGTGTTGCTGCATCATGGCAGGTGGCTGTAAAATTATTAGTGATCTTTTACGGAGAGAGAAGATGTAAAAGCATAAAGCCATCGTGCATTCCTGGTAAAGGCTGTATGAATTTGGGCAGTGCAAGGTTGCATCCAGCTGTAAACACTGTGTCTCTGCCAGCCAGTTCACAAGACATCGACGCCATGGCACGTTCCACCTCTGGCCTGAGGAGTTTGGGGCAACCTGTTATCATAATGCAATTCTTTGGTCTAGGAAGTGTAGATATTGGTTTTGTCAAGAATAACATGACATTTTTTAGGATATTGATTTCACATGAAATGATatggaaagggaaaagggTGGGATAAGGGGGATTTTTTTGCAAGATCTATGGCAACTCCCTCTGGGTGTAACAGACCAGACAGCAACGAAGGTGAGATATATCATATAGAGACAGAATAGCCATCGCTGGCACTCTAACTTGCAGAAAAGACCCGGCATCCtggtaagaaaaaaattaaaaaatttCGCAGTTTTTGTCTTTCAGCAGGCGGACAAACTTCAAAGTGGTTGGATGCCCACCCCATGGTTACATAAGGATGATGCTAAGTTATAGCATGCCGGCACCATCCACACGCGAAACATCAGAATGACGCTAAGGATTAAAAATTTCACGGCTGGTGCCGTTCCTCTGCTGCCCAAgaggtaaaaaaaaaagaatttctcGCTCTCCAAGATTTTCAAATCTTTCCCACAACAACTGGCATCTAGTCATCAACTCTCCCTTCCAAGAAGAACACGTTTACCACCTAGAGTTGTACAGTGCTCCTGTTTCCAGAGAGCACAGGTATTTAACCACTTGGACGCTTTTCATCTGCCACGAGAAGTTCCTTACAAGGATCGCTTGGTGGCTCTTCCTCGCTacttgaacaagacaacCCCTCATTCACATCGGACCACAGCACAGAGCTTGTGGTCGTTTCTATTCTAAACCGCAATCATGGCTTCTAATGACAAGGGTCTCGAGGAGATCCCAGATAGTAAGTGCTGCTGATTTTTCACCTGCTGGTTGAACTGCTTTAGAACAGTTGTGGTTGTCTTGTGGCAACCTCCCTCCCTCTCACCAGCATCGCACTGCATCCACGACGCGGGCTGAGTATGGCTAACACTGCTGGTTGAAACTATCTAGACCAGATCGAATCCAACTACGATGAGATCACCGATTCTTTCGATGCTATGAACCTTCGTGCCGAATTGCTACGAGGTGTGCTAGTTCCTCAGAGCGAGCCCCACGTTGGGGGGCCGGCTATCACCGCTGCTAACTCTTTTATCCAGGTGTCTACGCTTATGGTTTCGAGCGCCCGTCTGCTATCCAGCAGCGCGCTATCATGCCAGTTATCAAGGGTACGTCGCGCTTTACCTGCCCTCATAGTTCTTCGTGAAAGCTTATCCATGTTACAGGTTCCGATGTCATTGCCCAGGCTCAATCCGGAACCGGAAAGACTGCCACCTTCTCGATCTCTGCTCTCCAGAAGGTCGACACAAACCTCAAGGCCTGCCAGGCTCTCATTCTTGCTCCTACCCGTGAGCTTGCTCAGCAAATCCAGAAGGTCGTCGTTGCCATCGGCGATTTCATGAGTGTTGAGTGCCACGCCTGCATTGGTGGTACCAATGTCCGCGAAGATATAAAGGCCCTCAATGACGGCCCCCAAGTTGTCGTCGGCACCCCCGGCCGTGTTCACGACATGATCCAGCGTCGTGTCCTCAAGACCGATCAGATGAAGATGTTCGTCCTCGACGAGGCTGATGAAATGCTTTCTGTATGTCCCCTGCTCCCGGCAGCCACTAGATGGGTTGACTAACTTGGATCTCCAGCGTGGATTCACTGAGCAAATCTACGACATTTTCCAATTTTTGCCTCAGTCCACCCAAGTCGTCCTGCTCTCTGCCACTATGCCACAGGATGTGTTGGATGTAACCACCAAATTCATGCGTGACCCAGTCCGCATCTTGGTCAAGAAGGCCGAACTTACCCTCGAAGGTATCAAGCAGTTCTACATTGCCGTCGAGAAGGAGGAATGGAAACTCGACACTCTTTCCGATCTCTATGAGACCGTCACCATCACTCAAGCTGTCATCTTCTGCAACACCAGGAGAAAGGTCGACTGGTTGACCGACAAGCTCATTGCTCGTGACTTCACCGTTTCTGCCATGCACGGTGAGATGGAGCAAAACCAGCGTGACGTCATTATGAAGGAGTTCCGCTCTGGTTCCTCCCGTGTTTTGATCGCCACTGACTTGCTTGCCCGTGGTATCGACGTTCAGCAAGTCTCCTTGGTTATCAACTATGATCTCCCCGCTAACCGCGAGAACTACATCCATCGTATTGGTCGTGGTGGTCGTTTCGGTCGTAAGGGTGTCGCTATCAACTTCGTCACCGCTGATGATGTCCGTATGATGAGAGAAATCGAGCAG
Encoded proteins:
- a CDS encoding uncharacterized protein (EggNog:ENOG410PPMQ~COG:P~TransMembrane:3 (o42-61i123-143o149-165i)~BUSCO:15376at33183), producing MDHSGHGDMDMGHDQCSMNMLFTWSTKNLCLVFRQWRVTGPVSLLFSLVGVILLTAGYEAVRELTRRYEGACGRGVKGAIPAPGSEEAYGPTENHHRDDESSSLLFPARNVNTSEPVGRRRKIVIASLYGVQVFYSFFIMLLFMTYNGWVMISVGIGAFLGYLTFGSSSAAKSASCH
- a CDS encoding uncharacterized protein (EggNog:ENOG410PGKP~COG:B,T~BUSCO:9296at33183), whose product is MNGGDPSISQANEAFDNPETIPSHPLGVKPSGNGLTASYNLRSSIGYFSILPDELISLLLESLDVTALRSLGATCKALHAFTRSEELWKAIFIETPPQNFTWRGTWHSTYLNLPESKVASPDCSYLFSDVLHRPFYCAHVPLSTYTENIPSRNQISRLKDLSPAEFEESWTDRPFILTEPVKSWPAYKNWSIETLLKQYGDVLFRAEAVDWPLRTYVDYMNNNSDESPLYLFDRSFVQKMGLPTHGESAAFQPPACFGEDLFAVLGARRPDKEWLIVGPERSGSTFHKDPNATSAWNAVLSGSKYWIMFPSSSSLPPPPGVYVSADQSEVTSPLSIAEWLLNFHAAARNVHGCVEGICGEGEVLHVPSGWWHLVVNLNPCIAITQNFVPRKHLGAALEFLKYKADQVSGFRKDVLDPYGMFVEKMRETHPDLLEKAMKEMEGKKKRKWDEIVHGNGDDATEASAGAFSFGFGDEGSDVEVP
- the TIF1 gene encoding translation initiation factor eIF4A (EggNog:ENOG410PFHJ~COG:J~BUSCO:7640at33183); this translates as MASNDKGLEEIPDNQIESNYDEITDSFDAMNLRAELLRGVYAYGFERPSAIQQRAIMPVIKGSDVIAQAQSGTGKTATFSISALQKVDTNLKACQALILAPTRELAQQIQKVVVAIGDFMSVECHACIGGTNVREDIKALNDGPQVVVGTPGRVHDMIQRRVLKTDQMKMFVLDEADEMLSRGFTEQIYDIFQFLPQSTQVVLLSATMPQDVLDVTTKFMRDPVRILVKKAELTLEGIKQFYIAVEKEEWKLDTLSDLYETVTITQAVIFCNTRRKVDWLTDKLIARDFTVSAMHGEMEQNQRDVIMKEFRSGSSRVLIATDLLARGIDVQQVSLVINYDLPANRENYIHRIGRGGRFGRKGVAINFVTADDVRMMREIEQFYSTQIEEMPMNVADLI